The genomic segment ttatatcatcgATTTGCCGtgttaaaagaatatatatatattagagctAATTTAGTAAATTTGAGAAAATGACAGCCGAACAATTGTTATTACTTTTTTCATCACAAAATTTACGACTAATTAAGCCATTTTAATGCTATTTTGGATTATGTTTTACATTTCACGTtgaaaaaataagtaaattttattttgatatatgttgTAAATGTCGTTCACAACAAtcaccatttgaaaattttcacgGCATGGGAGtgaaaaaatacaatgataagTTAAAAGTCTTTTAAACCGATTGTGATATATTCTTTCCTCACCAATTACAATGGACTCGGTGAAAACATTTTAACTTTTATGAAAACAATTTACAGGAAAAAATCAGGGATGAAACGTGTCCTCAGAGAGATTGGGATTGTGACATTGTGAACTCCATCACTCCAAGTCAAACTCCCAAAGTAAAACGCAGTGTTAACTCTGTGCGAACCCGGAGACACACTCACTTTAAACGCGATCTTGTTGCTTCCTTTGTTAAACACCAACTTCTCCGGCGAAACCTTTACGCTGAATCCGAATGGAGCCTCCATCACAGGCGTATAAACCGAATCCACAGGTCCAACGTTGGTCACGGTTCTGGTCACTGTGATTTCTCCCTTGACGTCTGGGATTGTAATGGACGGTACGTTGACGTCAAGAATCGATGAACCTGAGCTTGGGCATTTTTTAGTGACGTTTCCGGCTAGAGCAGAAACCTTCTTGTCTGTGTAAAGAGCCTGGGAACACAAGTAATGTATGTAATCATTGATGTCCATGTCGTATACAAGACCGGGATCTGTGGCTTTCTCCGGATTCACAAGACCTCCTCCGTAATCGAATGCATCGGCTGCCTTGTAGTTACCTCCATCTACAGCCACACGCTCGCCATATGGATCGGTTTTTATGGCTAAAAGAACCACATAAGGTATaagagtttttgtttaaaatgcaGAGTTCTTAATGAGAAAAGAGTTTTGAAGAGATATTAATTACTATACCTGTTGTGACAAGAGCTGATTTTATTGCAGCAGGAGACCAATTAGGATGCGAAGTCTTGAGGAGTGCTACGATTCCTGCAATCACCGGAGTTGCCATCGATGTTCCTGAGTAAGCGAATTCACTGGTGTCTTCATCTGTTGGTATTCTAGGTGTTAGTAAGCTCACACCAGGGGCTGCTATATCCGGCTGCATTACACAGAAATATTAACTTGATTAACAAAACCTAGATTTAGTGATCCACAGAATATGAGATGAAGTAAACAGAACCTTAAGAATGGCAGGTGAAAATGCACTAGGCCCTCTCGCTGATGACTTTGCAACTTTACTTGCTACACTTTCGCCAACTATTGTCTTGTATGGGCTTATCTTAATTTTCAGTGATCTGCAAGAAAAGCAACAATTTTGATTCTCATATGTAAGAAGATGAGATATTAATTTGACTGAGCAATGTTTGTGAAGATAGATAACCTCGTAGTATGGATGTCGAAAAATAACTCGGATCCAACTTCCAAATCCACGTAGATACAGGGAAAGTTTACGGGACATTCAAGTCTATCATCACTCGGATTTCTCATATCAATTAGAGCGATACCACCGTTTTTTTGAATAACGTCCGGCGCCAGCGGACCAGTGGCAACCTCCGAGAAGTGCAATAGAATTTTACCCTTTGTAACTTGGTCAAGATTATTACTATGATCATCAGTACTAATCACTTCAGTGAAGCCAATTTCTGGTCCTGTGTACAGACTCTGACCCTGAAAGACAGGCAATGAAAAGGCAACTTTACTTTCAATCACAAGCGTTGCATTGTTAGAGATTGAGAAGTTTAAAATGTACCAGAATCGTTTTATTGTTCTCGAGTGTGATCAATGTGGGGAAAGACCGGTCGAGGGTAGTCGCAGCCACAGTTAAAATCCATGGAGAAACGTTAATAACCGATGAAACGCGGGATCCTTCGTTACCAGCTGGAGATACGACAGGAATACCTCTATTCACTGCGTGTAGTGCTGGAATTGCGATGTCAATTTCAGCGTCAAGAGATTTCAGGGCTGAGTCACCAAGAGAAACTGACAAAACATCAACACCATCGTGAATGGCATCGTCAAAAGCTTTCCAAACATCAGCAACTGAACACATCCCTCCTTCCACACCCCAACATGCTTTATACATTGCTATATGCGCCTTTGGAGCGCCGCCTCTCATGATTGACCCAGATGAGATACCAGGAAAAGTCACGTTAGAAATGAAAGAACCAGCTACCGTTGAGGATACTTGAGTTCCGTGCCCAATACGATCTCGAGGAGACAGATATTCTGTAGTACT from the Camelina sativa cultivar DH55 chromosome 12, Cs, whole genome shotgun sequence genome contains:
- the LOC104731413 gene encoding subtilisin-like protease SBT3.1 produces the protein MKRTLKMDSSFRLCFAAIAFGFVFITNGKLSSGTTPHEADPPQASIFAFSPEAAPLEGDDYIANKPVPPFVPEFPVYIIYLGERKHNDAKLVKQSHFEILKSVLGSEQAANKSMVYSYHHGFSGFAAKLKPAEAENLKNHPEVILLLENRKLVMQTTRTWDYLGQFSTPTSSRSLLHETNMGSGAIIGVIDSGIWSESGAFDDYGYGPIPKHWRGKCVSADQFSPADCNRKLIGARYYSNGLDADLETRINSTTEYLSPRDRIGHGTQVSSTVAGSFISNVTFPGISSGSIMRGGAPKAHIAMYKACWGVEGGMCSVADVWKAFDDAIHDGVDVLSVSLGDSALKSLDAEIDIAIPALHAVNRGIPVVSPAGNEGSRVSSVINVSPWILTVAATTLDRSFPTLITLENNKTILGQSLYTGPEIGFTEVISTDDHSNNLDQVTKGKILLHFSEVATGPLAPDVIQKNGGIALIDMRNPSDDRLECPVNFPCIYVDLEVGSELFFDIHTTRSLKIKISPYKTIVGESVASKVAKSSARGPSAFSPAILKPDIAAPGVSLLTPRIPTDEDTSEFAYSGTSMATPVIAGIVALLKTSHPNWSPAAIKSALVTTAIKTDPYGERVAVDGGNYKAADAFDYGGGLVNPEKATDPGLVYDMDINDYIHYLCSQALYTDKKVSALAGNVTKKCPSSGSSILDVNVPSITIPDVKGEITVTRTVTNVGPVDSVYTPVMEAPFGFSVKVSPEKLVFNKGSNKIAFKVSVSPGSHRVNTAFYFGSLTWSDGVHNVTIPISLRTRFIPDFFL